GGTATAGTGAAGTACCATTCTGGCTTGAATTAATGATTCTTTACTGTTCCAACACCTTATGCCTTCTggtttctgcttctgctccatGTTTTCTTGGTTCGGTAAAAGATGGAAAACAAGAATGCTTGGCTTCCAAGAATGCTCAAGATCAAGACCCACACTTAGAGAgaatttctcatttttctttttctattatcaaTTCATTGGATTTCCAGTACCATTATTTCAGAGTTACAAAAACAGAAGATCCCCTTTATACAATACCTCAACTCTGGGATTGCAAGAAAACTGGTCAGTtcatgttttcttcattttattccTCTGTGTCCTTCCTCTTATCAATCTCCTATTTAATTTCTCTGATTTTGTTCTTGGttaatttatataatcaaaTCTTTGTTATACATGGTTGATTATGAATAGTTAACGTTTTTGTGCATGCCTTTTGTTGGTGTTGGGTCAAATAAAACGTGGGACATTAGGTCACCACTACAATGATCAGGCCATAAAGGGAACAAAATGTCAGTATAAGAAAGTCGATGGAGCTTGGATAGCTAAACTTTTGTTTGGATGCCTTAAACGtgcatttattttttggttgttttcttcCCCTGTTAATTAACCTTCTCTTATAATCAGGACTTGCGAGTCATGCATGATATTCTGGATCTGATATTAAGTATTAATTGAACAGTCATTTTAGTTTGTCATATATGCACAATAATACATGTATGAAGCTAtaaatagacttttttttttctttctaaaatggattaaaaatgaaaaatatttatcataatagATTGgtcaaaaaagtatttaataaaatgagtGACTTTTGTCACCTAAGAAGTTGGAAGTCTCATCTTGAGTCTTGAGTGacatcttattttttgtttgtcttgAACCATCTCCATTCTAGTTATATCTATGCAATGATTATTTACATTTTCACTCAATTTAGAGTCAGTCAAGCCGACATAAGATATctataaaattaaactctttactTTAAAGTAATTTCTTTTCAGCTCAACTAATTATGTTTGTGTTATATTGATTAAGCTACTTAGAATAAGTATAAATGTAtggttatttatattatatttatactatAATATAGGAGATTCATTCCGTCATAATATTGTTTTACCTAAAATaccattattattgttttttatttgtaggaTTTAAATCAGGATATTCATAGCAACTCATATTTTAGTCAACCAATTAAGTTAGACTCTTGTgataaaatacattttactCAACCAATCAAAATAGTTTTTACATCGTTGTTGAATCATAAATCATCGTTTGAATTATcttaagataaattattttaaaagttaataaacttatcacATCTATTAGTTTTTGACATAATGGACTGTGATTGTAAGATATTTTACGATGTTAGctcataacatttttttctcttgttgtATTAAgtagatatattttaaaataaagaaaaattaaaattacagttgtatagttataatataaagaaaGTGTTGTTTAACCTTTTATGATATAATTGtatttcattataaattttgtaattgtaatatattcttcattttttatttatattttataatcttaaaaaaaaataaagattaacaaaatacataggaatgaaaacaaaatatgaatgaatttatttaaacttcttttttataaaaagtattttttaataaattaagcagttttttgtttgaaaatgttAAATGGATACCTTGCGTCGGCTCTAAACACCTATTACAtgcaaaataaaaacacaagatGCCACCAGGGTGGTGCCTCTTACTTCTTAGTGACAAAATCACacattttagtaaatattttcttaacccCATTATGACAgttaattttcatctttaatccattttttatatataaaaaaacctactAACTTTGTATCTTTTACTATATGATTTACCCTTTGGCAACTGGTTAAAATTGTCTGGTCAGTGTTGTTATTGGCTAGGTTATATGACTTATGTTTAGGATGATTTATGCTGCACTTGTCTTATTCAGGGCATTCGTGTGTAGCAATGCATGTCAGTGACGAAATTTGCTCATGTTCTATAAAATGGATGTTTGATGTATCAAACTAGGTGCAGTCTATAtcataatatcaaatatatattatagaaaaaatatgagCTTGTCAGTGATTAAGGTGTTTCACTGTTCCGTATTGTTATTAATTACGAACTTGctcgtttaatttttttttatgaagatttgttttaaaaaaaagatacttATAAAGGTTTTTAATGTTTGTTTCAGTTTGTTAAATAAAAGTCAGAATATAGaaaagaacaattttttttaactattttaaaagctTGTATGAAATAACTTCTCAATAAAATGCAGGCTTAAATATTTTCAAGATccctaaaatatatatgaatatcgcaatttatctttgaaatttttttgtttcttgttggGTTCCTGAAACTTTAAAAGTTTTGTGTGACATTCCTATCATTAGTTTGCATGGAAAACATGATGGCGTGTCCATCTAAATGcgtgttatttaaaaaacaaatttgtaaacAATGTCATTTTGTGTCATTTtggattatttgatttttgtagggTTGTTGATTTGAGACGAGGATAAGAAGAATAGTTGTTCTATGGTCTTAAATTGCTTTTGGTTGTGATTGTAGAAAGTTAAGAGTCGTAGATTTTGGGTTTGGGAGGATGATTTGAGAAAATCATTGAACCAAAGCTTTGAAGTAATGTGGAGAATGTGAATGTCtttgttaatttatataatcaaatgaaaaaatgaaggaaaaaaaaattgcaaagcaACATACTAAGATTAACACTCAATGAAAGATGATCAAGGTATTAGGATGCATTGTTCTATTCCTTTGTGATGGAAGAAGAATTATGTGAATCATGTGTGTTAGTCCATTTGGTCCTATATAATATgatgtttctattttaaatccTTATGGAATTCAAACCTCTTTTTGTTTTCAGGTCCCTgggaaatttataattttgctcTAATTCAAACCTTTTTGTTTTCAGGTCCCTAGGATATTGATAATTTTGCTCTAGGTCCCTATATAATAGTTGTTCATTATATGATCATTGACTTGGACTAAATATAGtgtctaaaaaaaaacaatgtctCAAAGGCACCTTGCATATATACATAATACATAAATGTGGGATTAAATACTCAGGTTAACAAACTAAATCtcgaggaaaaaaattattttaattgatttttatacCCGCCACAATTCATATTtagttttatataaaatgacgaatttataatttttcttgtttgaAAACACTTGAGCACAATTAATCCGGTCCGATTTGTTTAACAACGGTCAAAAATCAACTTTAAGTACATTCAAACGAAATAAACTACTCAGATAAACAAGTGCTGATCTTAATCCCTTATCTCAACATTATTCAAGATCCTCCCATTTATAATACATAACAAactaataaaactaaaacaacTTCAATTATACAATTGTTTTACAATCTTTTGATGTGTATACTACACAAACCACCTCGGTTAAGCCCAATTGCATCGAAAAGTCAATAGCGATAAATAAATTAGCAATAATCGTATTCCCTAATAACATTTTCCCTTACACTTCAAAATACAAAACATTTCCTTATTTGATCAATTTTCCTTTCATCTACACATGCTCCCCTTTAACTTCAATGTTCTACAAGAACATTATTGTAGCAACACacttcttaatatatatttttaacacattttattttttttattagttgaaatttatgtGAATCTCacccaattgaaaaaaaaatctatttagtAGAAAATGAGACTCACATTATTAATAAGATTCACTTAAATTTCACCCAATAAAAAGTGTTAAAAAGTATATcactaatatttctttttttttttctttataatttcttctccctaacatatcatataaactaaCACGTACCAAAGTAAAGAAGTATAACAACTAATTagcaacataataataataatcaaaacaaAGAGGACATTAATTAACTCATTGCAAGAGTATGCAGTAGCATTAATTAGCATCAACAACGCCATGCAGACGCAGCAACGATGGCCCTATCCTGCCACCCAAGCAACAAGCAACCCTTATCCTCCGTCAACCTATACCCCTCACATGAATACAACCCCAACAATATCTTCGACTGAGTCACCGCGTTCGGACTCAGCACCACTCCCTTGAACCCCTTCCCCTCCATCATCTTCCGCCACTTCTCTAACCTCTCGTGCCTCTCGAACCTCTCCGGCCCCTCGCACGCCACGATGTTTCGTATCTCCGGCGCGAATATGTACTGCTCCACCTTCGCCCGCTGCGCCGACTCCGCCGGAAAAGTGGCGTCCAACGAGTCGAAAATGGCGGAGTAGTAATGCAATGCCTCAAGAAAACGCCCTAGAAAGTAAGGTCCGTTATGGCTCGCTTCTTGCTCCACCAGAGTTACTATGCTAGGTGCCTGGTCACGTAGCATGGTCAGCAAATTGCCCAAGTGGTTGCCGGGGACGCGGTGGAGGCGGTTAACCGCATTAACCGCCAGCGCCTCCCCGACACGGCGGTTTAACATGTGTGGCTTGAGATCCTCAAGTTGTTCCCCGACCGCGTGGAACTCGAAGGGGATCCGTAGGGAGTGGGCCAGCTCGGTAAGACACCGTCCGGTTTCTCGGACAGTGTCTATCGAGGGGCCCACTCCCGTGATCCTTAAAAAAGGTGCGCCTGCTGGGCGGGCTGCCAGGGCCTGCATGAAGGCAGGCCACTGGTAGCCCTGGAGGATGTCGAGATCGATGACGTGGACGCGTTCTTCGGTCTCGAAAGCCTCGAAGATGGCCTGGTTGGCGGTGAAGTGGGCGAACTTGACGTAGGGACAGGCCTGGTAGACGATCTGGTAGATCTTGAGGACCTCGAGGGAGTTTGAAGGGGTTAAGGGTTTGGAAGGTGTTGTAGGTTTGGGAGTGAGGGTGGAGTTGAGCCTGACGCTTAGGGAGTCGGTGAAGCAGGCGGCGACGCGCTGCATGGAGTCGCCTAAGGGGGTGACGACGCGGTTGAGGTGGTGGAGGTACCTTCTTGCCAGCATGTATTCTTCTTTGGCTACTGCCTCCGCGCATGCCAGGAGCAGGTGCACCAGTTGAAGCCCGCTGTCTTGctcctatatatatattaggtgaTAATTGAGTTTAGAAAGAGTTTCATAATCTACTTTCATACAAGAAATAATTCACTCTCTAATTGGTTCaagtttattaaaaacaacaacatattataaattttacgttatattttaatagttctcttataattttaagattttcaaTAAGGGATTAAAGAATGTTTAAAGACATGTGTTTGGGACTCTGTTCCTAGCATCCCTcctcttataaattaaaagtttttctaAATTGGTTAAATTTCATTTAGAACTTAAAATAGGAAAATTAGTAAATAAGATGTGATATCTACAGTTTTGAAAGTTAATTATGATGAATTTCAATTCCTAGCACTTTTTATTAGGTTTTCTTTGACCATCATGATCTTTATTAACACATAATTGAGTATTATTAATCTtttctcataaatttaaaaacttgagTATGTGTCATAAATATTGATTGGAATCATAAAAAGATAGTGGTTCTAAATTACGTAA
The Glycine max cultivar Williams 82 chromosome 16, Glycine_max_v4.0, whole genome shotgun sequence genome window above contains:
- the LOC100775374 gene encoding GRAS family protein RAM1 translates to MMNSLCGSSVSLKSENNNSRTKVQQPTTPSNDSVMQSKKNNATQSSGDLDQTSLTPPSLNLPSLKFDLDGDVEVQSPDSSMWESFFADHNLDGDFMISSPVRTPQASSYNCNYNYAQGMQGQSLSGCSPPRFSSSQIGAFNSNKGKGLSPLHRVFNSPNNQYMQHVENLSLPAIEFLEDYQLGYSSSTTNKMCCSDHNNIASSSECFDLSMSHQIPSSMLDGLALHNSSSRYHRGSVVVDEESSVHGGGAGGFSQLSEESDIYHQMGSMASASLSQALQQEHYQEKQQAQQLQQQQQQQQQHQQENLMVPIPIGVEQEQDSGLQLVHLLLACAEAVAKEEYMLARRYLHHLNRVVTPLGDSMQRVAACFTDSLSVRLNSTLTPKPTTPSKPLTPSNSLEVLKIYQIVYQACPYVKFAHFTANQAIFEAFETEERVHVIDLDILQGYQWPAFMQALAARPAGAPFLRITGVGPSIDTVRETGRCLTELAHSLRIPFEFHAVGEQLEDLKPHMLNRRVGEALAVNAVNRLHRVPGNHLGNLLTMLRDQAPSIVTLVEQEASHNGPYFLGRFLEALHYYSAIFDSLDATFPAESAQRAKVEQYIFAPEIRNIVACEGPERFERHERLEKWRKMMEGKGFKGVVLSPNAVTQSKILLGLYSCEGYRLTEDKGCLLLGWQDRAIVAASAWRC